Part of the Zingiber officinale cultivar Zhangliang chromosome 8A, Zo_v1.1, whole genome shotgun sequence genome, tctgattgggggcagttggccttgatgtgccccttctggttgcacccataacagatcacctcaaacttgacctttgagcTGGGTTGAACCTCCTTTGATTGTACggctttctttaggtctctcttgttgaatcccttcttcttcttgtagagcttcttcacaagattcacgagttcggaggtcaattcatcgtcttcatcgtctgagtcgggttcgacttccgattcaggttcagttcttcgccgtgatcttggtttgcgtgttcgactagtacctgcaaccaaagcaatacctttctcgattggctgtgtattagtttgttcatgcaattcgaatTCTGAGAACAATTCATTTAGTCTAATCGAagttaaatccttggagactttataggcatctaccatcgatgcccacaatgtgctcctcaaaaaagcattaagtgtgtaccttataatgtccctgttctcgaccttttgcccgatagcatggagggagttgaggatgtcttgaatccgtgcatggagttgacttgctgtctcttcTTCCTgtattttcagattatataatttattgaacaaaagatctctcttgcttaccttggtgtcggaggtgccctcgtggagttcgatcaacttctcccaaagctcttttgtgttggagaacggtccaactctgttgagtttcTCCTTGGTCAGtctgcactggagggtgcaggtcgctctggcatcagcttccaccttcttgattagggtcggttcccatttttcgtagggtgtcggcttgccgtcttcgtcggttggcagttgtattccagtcttgataatcatccacatgtcaaactgtgtcttgagaaagatttccattcgccccttccaatatccgaagtcttctccggagaaaagtggggggtGAACgatgctgaaaccttcttgttgggccattagcGATATGCAAAAACAACGACAAAatagaaatgtcccaagactaggtcttggattagcagtgcgggaaataaagttaagaaatagtgaactcgagtggtgttgcaccagcctcGAGCAAAAAACTGattcgaaaaaaaataattagaatatagctattaagctaattctaattgactccgtaaaactgaaaataccacgaaaaaattacgtgattggtggttgcaccagatcaacgcgaccccgctctaataccaattgttggatcgaaagcactagaggggggggggggggggtaaatagcgctcgtggctttcacttttcatttcggaaatcttacgagtaacgcaacggaaataaataaaacaaccaacacacagaagactccaactcctactccaaggcccgcgatcgttgatcgcttactgtgggcaacaactatatcgcgcaaacgTTTGTACAACTGAGAATTACAATAagtgtaaattaaagtaaacttatACCGACGATAGAATCTTAGAATcgcggagctctgggtcgtcagAAACTTATAGTAGCACTTCAGGGTGTTTTTGAGGCAGCGCGTTGTAGCTTGATCGCTTGGAAGATGATGTTCTGAGCCTCTGCCTcgaacccccttttaaacagtgctgaaggcgcctccaagcctgtccgaggcgcctccaggccgccgagtcgcacgcgtggatcaactctaatctggtcgcgccttatccaactgaaggtgcctccaatgcctggtccaaggcgcctccagtgacctccgaggtGCCCCCGGCATCTCTGGAcaactggcttcggctagcacccgaggcgcctccaagccccatagaggcgcctcggacactgttcatccgaggtctaagttgctcctttgttcctgcaaattgtgttagtcccaaacacaaacgctgcaaaacaaagttagcacagaaacaatatgatagatatacttgacagtcgtcggactgtccgggtctgacttcggatttccaaccgaaaatcctaggtcgacccgacgcctactgttccctctacggggaacgcgtcctcacctactccactcaggagatttacctaatgccagtgcgatcctccagatcgactggacttttgctcagcgatcatagcttccggactttctactggacttctgcttcccggctggtccagtctctcacctggttcgcgacaccaggactttccacctagggttacctcccccctaggacttttgcctaaagctctcgacccaccacgactttccgcatagggttaccaccccctatgacctagagttaccaccccctagaattttccacctgcctaaccggagctaggactttcctgaaacactcaattaagtgcattagatcacaaaacaacttaactttgaattcctttgccattatcaaaacaacggtcgatcgtcggatgcttcccgcaccaacaactaggacatagtttccttctataatcaacaacatgcactataagtaatatcatttcccaatttatcgggcattttgatttatcgaactaaatcttaccctttgataagtcaaagaaataaatattaaatatatgtgcttgtcattatattaggattaagagcacacacttccataataatcgaggtcatgttctttttttttagtcagtataaaaagaaactacctcaatggtcctactcaatacactctaagtgtactagtgtaattatatagtcaagataaactaatacctaattacactacgactgttctgatggtttgttcctttccatctcggttgtgagctactatttataatttataaggaactgataacatgatcttctgtgtgtgacaccacacaccatattatctacaatataaattaattgaacaactacacttagcatatatatgtagacattttttacgaatgtgattctttattttaaaataaatgttttcaaaagctagaattttagtatacactctaacagtgggATTCTataatttgaattgtaattatATCATGTCAATAAGGTTATAGTCAATTTCCCTTttaggccaaatctcttcactcctttgATGGGTGAAACACTTAGGaatacatgatctcttacaatAAAATCTAGAGGTCTTCGTCTGTGATCTGGTGATAATCTAGGAGGGCCCCCCTCCCAGGAAGTGCAACGCTTAGGTGGACGTCAAAACCGAGAGGTGGTCAGCTAAGGGACCAGCCGAGTGGACGTCTATACAGGCCGGTCGGCCGGAAGAATTCGCCGACCGACCGGAAGAATTCAAGAAGAGTTGGGTCAGCCTACGGCGCATTGAAACCAAAGTCACTCACGCCTCTCGGATGTGATATACTCGTAAGGGCATATGGAATTGGCTGGTCAAAACGATCAAGGGAAGTTCAATCAGATTAACGACCGACAAATCAGACGGGAGATATGtgccaacatccttttgggagtcaatGCCGCTGGCTGACGGCGCTGATGGACGGAAAATCGTACGGGAGAAGATCCCGCCGCCTTGATAGAGAGGCATTCGCCCCGTTATAGTACGACGTCAGGGACCCTTTATCGATGTTAGCTTTTAGGGAAATTTTGGGAATGCGCGACTGCTCGGGGAATGTGCAGCCAGCTTgccgaagctctatataagagaGGAGGTGGTCATCCGCGGAGGTACGCGCAGATATGTCTTTGAGCACCACCATTCACTCCTTTGTTTCCCTTATTTTCCCTTCCTGTTGTtgtgtgacttgagcgtcggagggccgtcgccgggaaccccttcccggcttggcactaacgacttcTGATTGCAGGAGCGAGGCATTTCCACAGCACACGGAGATCCACATCAGCGTTATTTCTCGGCAGCCGTCTACTCAGCTTCGGggtaggatcaaattggcgtcgtttgtgggaacTTCAACCTGAACCCAGAAGCGGAGGATGAAAGACACCGGATGATCAACAACCGTAACGCTGACGACAGAAGAGTTGGAGAGGCTGATCCAAGCCGGAGTGGTAAGAGCAATGGAACAACAGTAGCAAATGTTAGCCGATCGACCGAAACAGGAGCCAGCCATCTCAGGATCTGGCCAACCTGTAGATCCTGGTCACGGAGCTGAACTCATAGTCCACCCGGACGTGGGCAAGAGATCAGACACGACCGGGCCAGCACCAAACGTGTCAATCCCTTTTCACCAAGCATTGTTTAGGATGCCCTCAGAGGAAGGAGGCAGAGCCCACCGAGACCGAGGTTCCTCGTTAGATGAGGCGCCTGAAAGGGATGCGAGGAAGGGAAAAGCGCCACGAGATGGAGActcgcccgaacggatcaacgACCAGTTCTCGCGAGGAATCATGGAGGATCCCTTACCTCGCCACTACACCCCATTGGCGATTGGGGAGTACAATGGGAGTGCCAATCCAGATGATCACTTGGCCAAGTTCGACAACGCGGCCACTCTGCATCAGTACACCGATGGGGTGAAGTGCAGGGTATTCTTGACAACGCTTTCGGGACCAGCTCAACGGTGGTTCACCAGGTTGCCGACCGGGTCCATAcgcagcttcaaggatttccgggcCGCTTTCCTGCACCACTTCGCGAGTAGCCGCCGACATCAGAAAATGAGCGTCAACTTGTTTTCACTGAAGCAAGGTCCCCGAGAAGCGCTCAGGGCATACATTCAACGATTTAACCAGACGGCGTTGGACATACCAGCAGTCTCATCAGAAGTGCTGGTAAACGCTTTCACTAAAGGGCTCGTAGAGGGTGAGTTCTTCCGATCCCTCATCCGCAGACCCCCAAAAGATTTCGCTCATCTCCAAAGGAAGGCCACgaagtacatcaacgtggaagaagcacaagtgGCCCGAAGGAAAGAGGCGCCTGCCGAGCCTCAACTGGCGGCCGATCGAAGGAGACCAAGCAACCACCAGCCTTTGACTGGTCCCGGGCCGCGGGGTCGCAACCGTATCCCGAGCCGAGAATGTATGCAGTCCATATGGAGGCTGCCCAACTCAAGAAGGGCAAAAAGTGGACCCCCGATGTTCTGTAAGTTCCATCAATCAGGGACGCACAACACGTGGGAGTGCCAAGGCGACCCTAATGTGCATCGGCCCGCGCCAAAGGAGTATAGACATCGGTCGCCTACGTCGGATCGGCAGCCCGAGCACCGAATCGACCGAAAAATCGAGGGTCGAAGGGCTCACGAGCCACGGGAGCATCATCCCCGAGAAAGAAACCCTACTCACGCCTCGGCCGATCGGAACAGACATTCGGTGCAAGAAGAGGAGAACATAAGGAACGCTTCCCGTGGAGAAATTGGGATGATCTCAGGTAGCCCGACTgggggagattccaaccgagcccggAAGGGCCACGCGAGGCAGCTGACCATATACGCGGTAgggtgcagcaaggagaaggcagAGGGGCCCGAGATCAATTTTGGCCCTAAGGACTTGGAGGGGATCgagatccctcatgatgacgCACTGATCATCAAGGCGGTGATCGCAAATTACATCATTCGCCGGACtttcatcgatacaggaagctcggtaaatattattttcaaacaaGCATTTGATTTATTGTAGATTGATCGGGCTGAACTCCTGCCCATGGCAACACCACTGTACGGCTTCACCGGCAATGAAGTCTCGCCAATCGGGCAGACGAGGCTGGTCGTCTCGCTTGGAGAGGAGCCCTTGATTAGGACGCGCACCACGAATTTTATCATGGTAGATGCGCCCTCGGCGTATAACGTGATattgggccgaccgaccctcaacgaattTCGAGCGGTAGTGTCGAcctactgccagaagatcaaattcccggtgggGAATCTGGTAGGCGAAGTTCGAGGGGACCAAGTGGCAGCCCGGCGGTGTTATGTTGAGATGGTCAAGGCGGACGCTAAAGCTGCCAGGAAATGCCCCCGATTGGAAGTAAACGCCATCAGAGAAAAGCCACCCCCACTGGTATATGACAacaaggaggaggtacagatacATCCGAGCCTGTCGAAGGCTACTACATTTGTAGCATCCGATCTGGCCGGCCCGCAAAAGGAGGAGTTGGTCGCCTGCCTTCaaagaaatcatgatgtgtttgcctggtcgacgcacgagctaccCGGGGTCGATCCAAGTGTGGCACTGCATGAGTTGCACGTTCGACCAAACGCCCGACCAGTCAAGCAAAGGAAGCGCAACTTTAGCGCTGAGCAAGACCTGATTATCTGAGCCAAGGTAGAAAAACTACTGGAGACCGGACACATCGAGGAAATTTAGTTTCCAACCTGGCTCGCCAATgtagtgctggtctccaagccaggtaataaatggcgagtgtgcatcgatttcaggGATTTAAACAAAGCCTGCCCCAAGGACTCCTACCCGCTACCaaggatagaccagatggtggactcgacggTTGGATGCGagctgatttgcatgctcgatgcctatcaaggctatcaccAGGTTCCACTCGCGCgcgaagaccaagagaaggtcagtttcgtcACGCCTGATGGGACGTTCTGTTACAAGGTCATGCCGTTTGGATTGAAGAACGCAGGCGCCACCTATCAGAGAATGATGAGCAAGGTGTTCTGGAAGAAGATCGGACGGAATTTGGAGGTATACGTTGACGACATACTCATTAAGTCACTCCAATCTGTCGACCTATGTGCAGATGTGGAAGAAACATGCCAGACGCTGCGAAATTATGGGATCAAGCTCAACCCAACCAAGTGCATGTTTGGCGCTGTGGACGATTTCCGGGCTACATAGTCACCGAACGGGGAATCGAGGCGAACCCCGGTAAAGTAAAAGCTCTCCAAGACATGGCGCCGCCTCGCAACCTGAAGGAAGTACAAAGGCTGACCGGAAGAATCACGGCTCTATCAAGGTTCATATCTAAATCAGTTGACCGGAGCCTGACATTTTTCAAGATTCTGAGGCGAGCgaccaagttccagtgggatggcGAGTGTGACAAAGCGTTCGAGGAACTCAAGCAATATCTCAGCTCCTTGCCTAtcttagccaagccagctgtgggggAGCcgcttttaatttatttatcatcaACCGAGCATGCCATCGGTTCAGCGTTAATCACTGAGAAAGGGGGGAAGCAGCAACCGGTGTATTTTTTGAGCCACATATTGAAAGACGCTGAGTCTCGCTATACAGGTCTTGAGAAGCTCGCTTACGTTCtgatcctcgccgctcggaggcttcgaccCTATTTTCTGGCCCACTCTATAATTGTGATGACCAATAGCGCCTTGGGTCGGGTCTTGCTCAACCCTGAAGCGTCTGGCCGGTTAATCAAATGGACCACTGAGCTCAGTGAGTTCGATATCCAATATCGACCCCGGTCGGCTATAAGAGCGTAGGCGTTGGCAGATTTCATCACAGAAGTACCAGACCCTGAGCCAAAGTCCTCATGGAGGGTATACGTGGATGGTTCGTCCGCTCGACCGGGTAGTGGAATAGGCATCCTGCTTATATCCCCAAAAGAAGACCGAATGCATCTATCCATTCGATTGGATTACCGAGCCACCAACAACGAGGTTGAGTACGAAGCGCTCATAGTTGGTCTCCAAGCCGTTCGGCACGTCAGGGC contains:
- the LOC122011007 gene encoding uncharacterized protein LOC122011007, which gives rise to MLADRPKQEPAISGSGQPVDPGHGAELIVHPDVGKRSDTTGPAPNVSIPFHQALFRMPSEEGGRAHRDRGSSLDEAPERDARKGKAPRDGDSPERINDQFSRGIMEDPLPRHYTPLAIGEYNGSANPDDHLAKFDNAATLHQYTDGVKCRVFLTTLSGPAQRWFTRLPTGSIRSFKDFRAAFLHHFASSRRHQKMSVNLFSLKQGPREALRAYIQRFNQTALDIPAVSSEVLVNAFTKGLVEGEFFRSLIRRPPKDFAHLQRKATKYINVEEAQVARRKEAPAEPQLAADRRRPSNHQPLTGPGPRGRNRIPSRECMQSIWRLPNSRRAKSGPPMFCKFHQSGTHNTWECQGDPNVHRPAPKEYRHRSPTSDRQPEHRIDRKIEGRRAHEPREHHPRERNPTHASADRNRHSVQEEENIRNASRGEIGMISGSPTGGDSNRARKGHARQLTIYAVGCSKEKAEGPEINFGPKDLEGIEIPHDDALIIKAVIANYIIRRTFIDTGSSVNIIFKQAFDLL